In a single window of the Catalinimonas alkaloidigena genome:
- a CDS encoding SDR family NAD(P)-dependent oxidoreductase, with the protein MNIDLTNCRVLVTGASRGIGRAIAEAMAQAGAQVAVHYYREESALALAETLGGGAQAFRADLGDARATTRLFQEVVTTFGRIDVLVNNAGVAVSAPLAEEEARWLDEWRFTQRINLEAVALLCRRAVLHFAERPEGGRIINMASRAAFRGDTADYLAYAASKGGVVALTRSLARAYGKQNIKAFTLAPGFVRTDMAQDFMDQYGEAFALNDIALPRLTEPQDIAPLAVLLASGLADHATGSTFDLNAGSYIR; encoded by the coding sequence ATGAACATCGATTTAACGAACTGTCGGGTGTTGGTGACCGGTGCCAGCCGGGGCATTGGCCGTGCTATCGCCGAGGCGATGGCGCAAGCCGGTGCGCAGGTCGCCGTCCATTATTATCGAGAGGAATCGGCCCTCGCGCTGGCGGAAACGCTGGGTGGTGGCGCACAAGCCTTTCGCGCTGATTTGGGCGACGCCCGCGCTACAACACGTCTCTTTCAGGAGGTCGTAACGACCTTCGGGCGCATCGATGTTTTGGTAAACAATGCCGGTGTGGCCGTCAGTGCCCCCCTTGCCGAAGAGGAAGCGCGCTGGCTGGACGAATGGCGCTTTACGCAACGCATCAACCTCGAAGCGGTCGCGCTGCTTTGTCGACGAGCGGTTCTGCATTTCGCCGAACGTCCTGAAGGTGGACGGATCATCAACATGGCTTCGCGCGCGGCATTCCGCGGCGACACGGCCGATTACCTGGCCTACGCAGCCTCTAAAGGGGGCGTGGTGGCCCTGACGCGCTCGCTGGCACGGGCGTATGGCAAGCAGAACATCAAAGCGTTTACGTTAGCACCGGGGTTTGTGCGGACCGATATGGCACAGGATTTTATGGACCAATACGGAGAAGCGTTCGCCCTGAATGATATTGCCCTCCCCCGCCTAACCGAACCTCAGGACATTGCACCGCTGGCTGTACTTCTGGCCAGTGGTTTAGCCGACCACGCGACCGGCAGTACGTTCGATCTCAATGCAGGCAGCTATATTCGTTGA